One region of Rubinisphaera margarita genomic DNA includes:
- a CDS encoding sigma 54-interacting transcriptional regulator gives MKKRLRSDSGLIAWMNQTTRPLIALDPRGRVRFFNQGAEAMTGCHPEDVLGKSCEYRTETTGSLSERVLAALAPPPEVFAGDDRVVTTHFIDSRGRRQTLKLLYFALRSDDEHVSAVLAMQIDAEETVVSRPAPASQQFHAELSQLLSRRDGVQRQMQLVAKSAAMQRVSTQINAARSCRVPVHLQGPSGSGRKMLARMILTLEQKQFTPLAVLDCRSLSRIDFKRMLDDCLGFAAEAEDPTGILLEHVDELETDLQSHVLEMREKRWPETCRLLSSAAHDLDEARQQEQVLEPLFYLLTAFVIEVPSLVERRADLDLLVQLFVEQNNRGRARQLSGVDRQVREALLAYSWPGEARELHETIDAACQACEETIVKLEHLPFGFHSGQQADAALPVQQETFRPLEESLNAVERTEIERALAYAKDNKAKAADLLGLTRAKFYRRLEALGIASE, from the coding sequence ATGAAGAAGAGACTTCGTTCTGACAGCGGTCTGATTGCGTGGATGAATCAGACGACTCGTCCCCTGATCGCACTTGATCCCCGCGGCCGCGTCCGGTTCTTCAATCAGGGAGCCGAGGCGATGACTGGCTGTCATCCTGAAGACGTGCTTGGAAAATCGTGTGAGTATCGCACCGAAACAACCGGCTCTCTCAGCGAACGAGTGCTTGCTGCCCTGGCTCCTCCGCCTGAAGTGTTCGCCGGAGACGATCGGGTCGTGACAACGCACTTCATTGATTCGCGCGGACGACGGCAAACGCTGAAGCTGCTCTACTTTGCTTTACGGAGCGACGATGAGCATGTCTCGGCGGTTCTGGCGATGCAAATCGATGCGGAGGAAACCGTCGTTAGCCGGCCTGCTCCGGCCAGTCAGCAGTTTCATGCCGAGTTGAGCCAGTTACTGAGCCGCCGCGATGGTGTACAGCGGCAGATGCAGCTGGTCGCAAAAAGTGCCGCGATGCAACGCGTTTCGACGCAGATCAATGCCGCCCGAAGTTGTCGCGTACCCGTGCACCTGCAGGGCCCATCGGGCTCCGGACGGAAGATGCTGGCCCGCATGATCCTGACCCTGGAGCAGAAACAGTTTACACCTCTGGCCGTGCTCGACTGCCGGTCGCTTTCCCGGATCGATTTCAAACGAATGCTCGACGACTGTCTCGGCTTCGCTGCCGAAGCGGAGGACCCGACCGGGATTCTGCTTGAACATGTCGACGAACTGGAAACCGATCTGCAGAGCCATGTGCTCGAAATGAGAGAGAAGCGCTGGCCGGAGACGTGTCGCCTGTTGAGTTCCGCGGCTCACGACCTTGATGAGGCCCGGCAGCAGGAGCAGGTTCTGGAACCGTTGTTTTATCTGCTCACTGCTTTTGTGATTGAAGTCCCTTCACTCGTGGAGCGACGAGCTGATCTCGACCTGCTGGTTCAACTCTTCGTCGAACAGAACAATCGCGGCAGGGCGCGCCAGTTGAGTGGCGTTGACCGTCAGGTACGGGAAGCTCTGCTGGCGTACTCCTGGCCAGGAGAAGCTCGGGAATTGCACGAGACCATCGACGCAGCTTGTCAGGCTTGCGAGGAGACGATCGTGAAGCTGGAACACCTGCCGTTCGGCTTCCATTCGGGCCAGCAGGCCGACGCCGCCCTTCCGGTGCAACAGGAAACGTTTCGTCCGTTGGAAGAAAGCCTCAATGCGGTCGAACGGACGGAGATCGAACGCGCCCTCGCCTACGCGAAGGACAATAAAGCCAAAGCCGCCGATCTACTGGGGTTGACTCGTGCGAAGTTCTACCGCCGC